Below is a genomic region from Mesorhizobium sp..
CGTGCCGCTGTCGGCCGGCGCGTTCGAGCCGCTGATCGTCAGGCGTCCCGAGGGGACGTTCCTCGACGCGCGCTACCCGCGCCCGGTCTCGGGCTGCGCGGCGGAGGTCTCGCAGCGCATCGCCGAGGCCGTCTTCGCCGCGATGGTCCAGGCGCTTCCGGACAAGGTCACGGCAGCACCGGCGGGATCGAGCGGCAATTTCGCGCTCGGCGGCCACGACCCGGCGCGCGGCCGCGACTTCGTCATGTACCTGATCTCCGGCGGCGGCTATGGCGGGAGTGCGGCGGCCGACGGTCTGTCCAACGGCTGCTCGACGATCGGCATCTCCAAGTCGCCGCCGGTCGAAGTGATGGAACAGGCGTTTCCGGTGCTCTACCGGCACTACGCCCTGCACGAGGGCTCGGGCGGCGCCGGCCGTCATCGCGGCGGTTTCGGCCTTGCCTACGAGATCGAATTGCTGCGCGGCCAGGCCCGCGCCTCCTTCGTCATGGACCACGGCCGCACCGGTCCGCTCGGCGCGCTGGGCGGCGAGGACGGCGGCGTCAACCGGGTCAAGGTCATCCGGGGCGGCCACGAGCACGTCCCGCCGCATCTGTCGAAAGAGCAGGACATTCCGCTTTCCGCCGGCGACCGGGTGCAGGTGAAGACGCCAGGCGGCGGCGGCTACGGCGATCCGCGCCAACGCGACCGGGCGCTGGTCGCCCATGACGTGGCGATGGGCTACTACACGCGACACGACGCCGAAGCACGCTTCGGACCCTTCAGCTGATCTTGTTGAGCAGTTTGAGCAGGGTCTGCGATTCGCGTTTCGTCAGCGGTTGCAGCGTGTCGCGGGTGATCTTGACCGCGACAGGAACGAGCTGAACGAGCATGTCCCGTCCGAGCGGCGTCAGGGAAACAACGATGCGGCGGCGGTCTTCATTGTCCTCGGCCACCGCCACCAGCCCGCGCAGCTTCAAGCGGTCGACGACGCCCTTGACGGTCGCGGCGTCCATGGCGACGAGCTGGCCGAGCTGGTTCTGCGAACATTCGCCGAGGTCGCCGAGCTTAGAGAGCGCGGCGAACTGCGGCGGGGTCAGCTCTTCGATCTGCGACGAGAAGATGGCGACATGCCGCTGATGTGCCTTGCGCAGTATATAGCCGATTTGCTCCTGGACACGGTAGGCGCAGGTCTCGTCGTCTCCATCGAACGCCTGCGATTCAGTATCGGCCATCACCGCAAGCCATCCTCTCCCTTCACATGAGAGGCTTCGAGCCCGCCCATACGACTGTGAATCCGGGGACCGCAGGACATGGCGATGCAGTATAAGATCTCGTCATGGCGCGGGCCATCTGGAATACTTACTGTCATAGCATCGAAATGACTGCGGACATAGGCCGCGTTGGTGTGGCCGAGGGGAATGTCCAAAGAACTTCCCAGTCCCGCGACCTTCATTGCCGACGGAACGATCGCCTTGGTCGCGGACAACCGCTCCCGCATCGCATAGCCGCCGGGCACGTGCCATAGCGCGCCATGCTCGATCTCGCCGGACGAGCCGACGATCGCGCCCTTGCCGTAACCGTCGATGGCGGCGACATCGCCGCCGAGCGCGGCGATCAGCTTCTCGGTCAGGAGCGCGCCAAGAGGCTTCAGATCGTCCATCGCCGGCTGCAGGTCCGGCTCGTAGCGGCCGGCGAACGGATTTCGAACCAGCGCAAGCGCCGCGGCTCGCCGACGCGGAAGGACCGAAGGCGGACCGCCGTCGTGAAAGATTTCCTCGCTGAGAATGGAGATTTTGCGGATCGGGAAGTCTGGCATCGCTGACCGGTTCCATATGTTGGGAAGACGAAAAGAGGAGCCTGCATCTTCTCCACCTGAAGAGATACAGGCGGACTTCGGCCCCAGGCAAGCAGTGCGGCGCTATTCGGGCGGACCTTCGTCCTCGATGGGCAAGGCGGAACCGGCGATCCTCGCCATGCCCGCCAGAAACAGCCCGGCGCATTCGATCAGGCCGCGCACGAAGAAATCGCTCGCCTCCGCCAATCCCCTGGCCAGGGCGTCCTCGATTTCCGCGAGGGTGAGCGTCCCCACCCCCGTCGTGACCAGCCTTTCGCCGAGATCGCTGTCCGGCTGCAACGACGATGCCGGCGTCCGCGCGATGGCCGGGTGACCCGGAAGATCCACAGCATTGGCAATGAGGGTCGCCGCGGCGTCGGCCGTCGCGGCATCGCGGCCGAGCACGGTCACCGCGTCGGCGATGCCGAGCGAGAAGGAGCGGCCGCGCCAGCCGCTGGTCGCAATCCCGCGCACCGCCGACGATGCGTGAATGGCCAGCCGGTCTTCGAAGCCGTGGCCGGTGCCCGCGACCGCGAGCCGAAGCGTTTCACCGGGCGCGAAGTGGAGCGCTATGTCACCGCCGTCGTTGACATAGGCCTTGCGCAGCGTCCGCCCGGCGACGAGGGCAGCCAGCATTTCGTCGGCGACGGCCCCCGCGACCGCGGCCATCGGCGTGATGAAGCGCGCGGAGAACAGGCAGGCGGCGCGCTCCATCCGCCGGGCCGTCGGCCCCTCGAACGGACGGGGGACCGAGCCGGCCGGGCGGCGCAGTTCGGGCAACTCGGCAACGAGTTCCGTGAGGATCGTGCCGAAACGGTCGGCGGCCTGGCCATAGGCGCGGGCAACCTCCCCCGGTTCCCCCCATGCCTCCACGATCAGGTCGATCGGGCCGTGATTCATGTGCAGCCGCCGGCCGTCGGGCAGCCAGCCGATCTGCGGTCCGGCCGTCACTGCCCGAACCGCAGTTGGGCAAGCGGCGGCCAGTCATTGCCCGCCGGCGCCGGGGCGACGACGCGCGGGTTGAGGTATTCCCCGCCTCTGGCCAGCACGTCGTCGACCGTGCGGATCTCGGACACATGGCCGCCGAGCTGCTCGTAGTGGTCGCGCCGCAGCGTGAATTCGATCGGCGCGACCAGCGCCGGCGTCGGCACATAGCCGAAGGCGTTGTCCGGGAGCCGGGTGACGTCGACCATCAGCGTAATGCCGCCACCCGGCCAGATGTAGACGGGCGCGCCGCCGCAAGTGACATAGGTCTGGAGCCGGTGGACAGAGCGGGTCAGGTTGACCGGGTTCTCGGTGACCCCGGCCCTGAGGCTGCCGCCCGCCCCGCCGACGAACAGCACGGAACAGAGTGCAGGCTCGCAATTGTCGGCGATCAGCTCGACCGATTTGCGCAGCCGGTCCGGAAACGGCTTCTCGACCGGCATCAGGGACTCGTCCAGCTCGTAGTAGCCGTAGTGCTCGCCAGTGGTCGACACCATCAGGATCGACAGGCCGGGCCGGGCGCCCTTGGCCGGGTTCCAGGCGCCGAGAATGTCGAGCGGATTTTCGAGCAGGGTGCCGCCCCAGCCCGTGCCCGGTTCCGCCACCTTGAAGTAGCGGCCGGGGGTCGAGCGCCGGCCGACGATCTTGATGCCGGTGTCTTCCCAGCCGATCACCTTGCCGGCCTGGTGTTCCGAGACGACGCCGGTGATGTGGTCGTCGACGACGACAACCTCGTCGACCAGCCCGCGCCACTGGCTGGCGAACATGCCGATCGTCGCCGAGCCGCAGCCGACGCGCATTCGGCTCTCCACCGCGCCGCCGATGACCGGCGGCTGGCCTGCCTGGACGATCAGCGTCTCGCCGCCGTCGATGGTCAGTTCGACCGGCTGCCTGTTGCACAATGCGAGCATCGCCTCGCAGGTGACGCGGCCTTCGGCCTTCGACCCGCCGGTCAGATGATGCACGCCGCCGAGCGACAGCATCTGCGAGCCGTATTCGGCGGTCGTGACGTGGCCTACGGCCTCGCCCGCAACGCGAACCGTCGCGGCCTCTGGCCCGATATGGCGGTCGGTGTCGATCTTCACCTTGACCCCGCAATAGGAGAAGATCCCCTCCGTCACCACGGTGACGAGGTCGACGCCCTCGACCTCCTGGCTGACGATGAAGGGGGCGGGCTTGTAGTCCGGATAGGTGGTGCCGGCGCCGATGGCGCTGACGAAACGCCGGCCGGCATTGACGGGATTGCCGCTCCACGCCCCGTCTTCATCGAAGGGCACCAGCGGCCGGCCCGCCTCGACCGCGTGCTCCAGGATGGTCACCGGGTCGCAGCGAACGATCCGTCCGCCGAAATTGCCGTAGCGGTCGCAAGCGCCGGTGCGGCCTTCGGCGATGTAGCACATGACCGGGCAGGCATCGCAGCGCAGCTTCTCGTTCGTCTTCTTCCCTTCCATCTGATGGGTTTCGAAGCGTTCGACCAGCTCGTTCATCGCCCGGCCTCCCTTCCCCGGATCGCCGCCAGCACCCTGGCCGGAGTCGCCGGCACCTTGGCGACCAGCACGCCGGTTGCGTCCCGGATGGCGTTCAGGATGGCCGGCGCGGTCGGGATGAGCACATGCTCGCCCAGCCCCTTGGCACCGAAAGGGCCTTCCGGGTCCGGCACCTCGACGATGATCGTCTCGATCGGCGGGACGTCGCCGATGGTCGGGATCAGGTAGTCGTGCAGGTTCTCGGTTCGGCCGGGAACATATTCCTCCATCAGCGCAAGACCGATCCCCTGAGCGATGCCGCCTTCGACCTGGCCCTCGACGAGCAGGGGATTGACCGCGCGGCCGACATCGTGCGCGGCCGTGATCTTGACCAGCCTGACGGTGCCCAGCCTCGTATCGACCGCGAGCTCGACCAGCTGCGCGCCGTAGCCATAGACCGCATAGGGATTGCCCTGCCCCTTCGCGTCGAGCGGCAGGGTCGGCGGGTCGTAGCTCTCCTCGGCGGAAAAGACGTAGCCGCGAGCGTCGCGGGGAAGGGCCGCGAGATCGATCCGTCGCGTCGCCTCGCCCTCGCTGACCGTCAGCACGGCGCCGTCAAGTCGGAGGCTGCCCGCCGCCGAGACGTTGGCGAAGCGCAGGATCGCCTCGCGCAGGGCGGTCGCTGCCTTCTGCGCCGCCTTGCCCGAGACGAAGGTCTGGCGCGACGCGGAGGTCTTGCCGGCATCGGGAGTGAGCGCCGTGTCGGCGCCGACGAGGCGGAACCTGGCCAGCGGCAGACCGAGCGCATCCGCGGCGATCTGGGCGATCACCGTGTTCGAGCCCTGACCGATGTCGATCGCCCCCTGATGCAGCACGACGGCCCCCTCGGCCGAAATGCCGATGCGGATGGTCGACGGGTTGGGCAGCGATGTGTTGCCGCAGCCGTACCAGCAGGAGGCGATGCCGACACCGCGGCGGATATGGCTGTCTGTCGCATTGGCGGCGCGGGCATCGGCGAGCGCCCGGCGCCAGTGCGCCTCGAGCGCCTCGAGGCAGGCCGTGATGCCGACGCCCGAGGGTAAAACCTGGCCGGTGACGGTGGGATCGCCGTCGCGCAGGGCGTTGCGCAGGCGGAAGTCGAGCCGGTCGATGCCGAGCTTTCCCGCCAGTTCATCATAGAGCGTTTCCTGCATGATCGTCGCCTGCGGCACGCCGAAGCCGCGGAAGGCGCCGGCGACCGGGCCGTTGGTGTGCACCGCGCGTCCGACGGCGCGGTAGTTGGGCGTCCGATACGGACCGGAAGCGTGCACGGGCACGCGGTTGGCGACCGTCGGTCCCCAGCTGGCATAGGCGCCGGTATCGAAGTCGCCATCGAAGACCATGCCGGCGATCCGGCCGGAGGCATCCGCGCCGATCGTTGCCCGCATTCTCGCCGGGTGCCGCTTGGTCGTCGACATCATCGATTCGGAGCGGGAATAGACCATCCGGGCCGGGCGGCCGGTCTTCAGGGCGACGAGGCCGATGAGCGGCTGCACCGAGACGTCGAGCTTGGAGCCGAAGCCGCCCCCGGTGGCGGTCGGGATGATGCGGATGCGGTCGAGCGGCAGGCCGAGCACGGCGGCGGTGTCGTCGCGGTCGATGGCCGCGCTCTGGGTGCAGGCGCGGATGACGAGCGTGTCGCCGTCCATCCAGGCGGAGCCGGCTTCCGGCTCGATATAGGCATGCTCCACGAAGGAGGTCTCGATCTCGCCCGAAACGGTCACGGCGGCCGCGGCAAGCGCCGCCTGCGGGTCGCCGCGCTCCACCAGGCCCTGTGTAAGGATGTTGCCGGGCCGGGCCGCATGGATCAGGGCGGCGCGCTCAGAGCGGGCATCGGCCGGATCCAGCATGTGCGGCAGCACGGTCCACTCCACCGGAAAGCCGGCGAGGTCGAGGTTTTCGATCGCTGCCTTCTCGCCGGCGACGAGCGCCACCGCTTCGCCGCGGAAGCGGGCGAAACCCTCGGCCAATGCCGGCTGGTCGGCGAAAGCGGCGATCACGCCAAAGCGGTTGCGGCCGGGGATGTCCTTCGCCGTGAACACGCAGGCGAGACCCGGATGCGCCGCGACAAAGGCATCGAGATCGCCGAATTCAAAAGAGGCGTGCCAGTGCGGCGAGCGGATTGCAACGACCGCGAGCGCGCCGTCCGGCGTCTCGTCCGCGCCGAAGCGCTCGGTCCCGTTCACCTTGGGAACGCCGTCGAGCCGGATCGGCGAGGCGCCGACCGCTTGGCCGCTCGCCGGCATGTCGTCGGGCAGGTTGTGAAAGCGCGAGGCTGCAATCACCGCCTCGACGATCTTGCGGTAGCCCGTGCAGCGGCACAGAACGCCGCCCAAAGCGTCCGCCACTTCTGTCTCGGTGGGATGGGCCGTGCGCTCCAGCAAAGCGGCGGCGGAGACCAGCAGGCCGGGCGTGCAGATGCCGCACTGGGCCGCGCCATGGGCGAGAAAGGATTTCTGCAGCGACGACAGCTGGCCGTCGGCGAGCCCCTCCACCGTCGTCACCGACGATCCCTCCGCCTGGGCGGCGGGGACGAGGCAGGAACAGACCGGTTCGCCGTCGAGGAGGACGGTGCAGGCGCCGCAATCGCCGGCGTCGCAGCCGACCTTGGTTCCGGTCAGGCCGAGCTCGTCGCGCAGCACGGCCGACAGCCGCGCTACGGGCGAGACCGTCACGGCGGCGCGGCTGCCGTTCACTTCGAAGGCAATATCTTTGCCGGCGAGGCTCATGCGGCCATGTCCTGCGCCGTGCCGGCCAATCGCGCAATCGCCCGCGCCACGATCTCGCGCGCCGCATGCCGGCGATAGGCGGCGCTGGCGCGCACGTCGTCGATCGGAGAAAGCTCGTCCAGATGGCGGACCTCGACGACATCCGCGAGCAGTGTGTCCGCCCTTCGACCGACGAGCTCGGCTTCAAGCGCGGTCAGCCGCTTCGCCACCGCCGAGCAGGACCCCACAGCGACCGCCGCCTGCGCGACACGCCCGCCTTCGACCGCGAGACGCGCCGCGACCATGGCGATCGAGATGACGAGGTAGCGCCGCGCGCCGAGCTTGAGGAAGGTGGAGCGGCCAGCCATCGCGGCGGAGGGGATCACCACGGCGGTGACGAGTTCTCCCGGATGAAGCGCGGTACGGCGGTTGCCGAGAATGAAGTCCGTCAGCGGCAGGACCCGCATGCGGCTCGCCGAGCGGAGCTCCACGGCGGCGTCGAGCGTCAGAAGCGGCGGCACGCCGTCGGCGGCGGGCGAGGCGTTGCACAGATTGCCGGCCACGGTGCCGGTGTTCTGGATCTGCACGGAGCCGACCTCGCGTGCCGCGAGCTTCAGCCCCTCGAACGCCGGCGGCAGGTCGGCGCGGACGATGTCGGTCCAGCTGGCGCGCGCGCCGATGCGGATGCCTGCCTCCGAGCGCGCGATGCCGCGCAGCGCGGCAATTCCGTTCAGGTCGAGGATATTGTCGCGGATTGGCCGGTTGCCCTGCGCCGGATAGAAATCTGTGCCGCCGGAAAGCAGCCGCCAGCTGCCGGCCGAGAGAAGCGACACGGCTTCCTCGATCGTGTCCGGCCTGGCGTAGAGCTGCTGGGTCATGCCCGGACTAGGTTCCCTGCGCGGGATATTCGTTTGCATACAAATGATACACCGGCAACTCCTCTTGTCAAAGCCCTTGCGCGGCGGGCGGCCATTGACGCAACAAGGCTCTGCGGGCGAACTACGAGCCCGCGGAGCTGCATATGGAGAAGGCCATGGAAGCGCTGGTGGTGATCGATGTCCAGAACGATTTCTGCCCGGGCGGCGCGCTGGCGGTCGCGGGCGGCGACGAGATCGTGCCGATGGTCAATGGGCTCATCGCCTCCTACGACCACGTCGTGCTCACGCAGGACTGGCATCCGGCCGGTCATTCGAGCTTCGCGTCGAGCCACCTCGGCAGAGCGCCGTTCGAGACGATCGCGATGGACTATGGTCCGCAGACGCTCTGGCCGGACCATTGCGTGCAGGGAACAAAGGGCGCCGAGTTCCATCCCGATCTCGTCTGGACCAAGGCGGAACTGGTCATCCGCAAGGGCTTCCGCAAGGCGATCGATTCCTATTCCGCCTTCTACGAGAACGACCATGCCACACCGACGGGCCTCGGCGGCTATCTGAAGGAGCGCGGTTTCTCGAAGCTGACGATGGCCGGCCTCGCCACCGACTATTGCGTCGCCTTTTCCGCGCTCGATGCGCGCAGGCACGGGCTCGACGTGACGGTGAGGATGGACGCGTGCCGCGCCATCGACCTAGGCGGCTCGCTTGCCGCGATGACGGATCGGATGCGGGAGGCGGGGGTTATCCTCGCCTGATCGGCACCACCCCCTCACCCGGCCTCCGCTTCGCTCGGCCACCCTCTCCCCAAGGGGAGAGGAGGTTTACCAACGTCTTCTATGACCGGAGGGAGACTAGCTGCGAAGGTCGCAGGCCTCCTCTCCCCTTGGGGAGAGGGTGGCCGAGCGAAGCGGAGGCCGGGTGAGGGGGTGCCGCGCGGAAACGCTCTACCCCACCCCCACGTAGCGCTTGACCATTTCCGGATCGGCCCGGAGCACCGAGACATCGACCGTCTCGCGGGTGTGGCCGTTTTCGAGAAACGCCACGCGGTCGGCGACGGAGAGCACGGCATCGACGCGCTGCTCGACCAGGATGGTGGAAACGCCGCGGCGGCGCAGTTCCACCACCGTCTCGCGAATCTTCGCGATCATCGACGGCATCAGGCCCTCGGTCGGCTCGTCGAGCAGGAGCACCTCCGGTTCCAGGCACAGCGCCCGGGCCATTGCCAGCATCTGCTGCTCGCCGCCGGAGAGCGTGCCCGAGCGCTGTCTCAGCCGCTCGCGCAGCAGGGGAAACAGGTCGAGGACGGCGTCGCGCGTCGCCAGTCCCCTGCCCCTGGTCATCAGTCCGATGTCGATGTTCTCGGCGACCGTCATCTCGGCGAAGAGGCGGCGGCCCTGCGGCACATAGGCGACACCCTCCCGCGGGACCTGCCAGGCAGGCAGGGCGGTCAGTTCGGTGTCGCCGAGGCGGATCGAACCGGCGCGGGCCGGCACCAGCCCCATAATCGCCTTGAGCAGCGTCGTCTTGCCGGCGCCGTTGCGGCCGAGCAAGCAGAGCACTTCTCCCCTGCGCAGCGCCAGCGATACGCCATAGAGCACCTGCACCTCGCCATAGGCGCAGTCGAGACCCTGGATCGTCAGAACGTCAGTCATCGACCTGCGTCCCCAGATAGGCCGCCTGGACATGGGCGTCGGCGCGGATCTCCTCCGGCGTGCCTTCGGCCAGCACCTTGCCGGAATCGAGCACGGTGATGCGATGCGCGAGGTTCATCACCACCGCCATGTTGTGCTCGATCAGCATCACCGTGGCGTCCCGGGCGATCTCGCGCACCAGACCGATGAACCCGTCGATCTCGCCGTCCGAAAGCCCCTGTGTCGGCTCGTCGAGGATCAGCAGCCGAGGCTTCAGCGACAGTCCCATCGCCACTTCGAGGAGGCGCTGGTGCCCGTAGGCAAGTTCCCCTGCCGGCTGATCGGCACGATCCGCGAGTCCGACCCGCTCCAGCGCCTCGACCACGCCGCGGCGCAGACGCTCGGCGCCAATGCTGTGGTGCTGGCTTCGCTGCACCGGCAGCGCGACATTGTCGAACACGGTCAGGTTCGGAAAGATCGAGGTGATCTGGAACGTATAGGCGATCCCTTGTCTCACCCGCCGATGCGCAGGCATCGAGGTGATGTCCCGCCCGTCGAAGCGGATCGATCCGGAACTCGGCTCCATGCGGCCGCAGATCAGCCCGACCAGCGTCGACTTGCCGGCGCCGTTCGGGCCGATGATCGCCCGCACCTCGCCCGGCATCACCGTCAGGTCGACGCCGTCGACGGCCTTCAGCCCGCCGAAGGAGCGGTGCAGGTCTTCGACGACGAGGAGCGGGCTCACGGCAGCCATTTCAGCCACCGTTCGCGAATCGAGCCGAGCAGGCCCTTGGGGAAGAACAGGACAAGCAGGATGAGCGCCACGCCGACGATGCCGATCTGGTTGAGCCGGGCGTCGGGAAACCAGGCGTTGAGCGCATCGTTCGACATTTCGGCGAGATAGAACATCAGGAGCGTGCCGAAGAAGGGGCCGAGCGTCGTCGCAGCCCCCCCGAGCAGCACCCAGAGCAGCGGCAGGATCGAATACTGGATCGAGGCGAAGGTCGAACCCATGTAGCCGAAGAGGAAGACATAAGCCGCTCCCGCAATTGCCGAAATCGTGCCGGAGATCGCCACGGAGGCGAGCTTGTTGGCGAATGTGTCGAAGCCCAGCATCCGCGTGCGCTCCTCGTTTTCGCGGATTGCCACCAGCACGCGGCCAAAGCGCGAACGCGCGATCAGGAGCGTCACGCCGAGGCCGAGCGCGAACAGCGCCCAGGCGATGACGTAGCGGGTGTCGCGGTTCGTCATGTCGAGGAATATCGGACCGATCTCGATGATGCGTTCGGCGCGCGAGAGCGTCAGTCCCTCGTCGCCGCGCGTCCATTCGCCAAGCCAGAGCGACATCAGGTAGGCGACCTGCGCGAACATCAGCGTCACGATCATGAAGGCGACGCCGGTGGTCCTGAGCGCCAGCGCGCCGACCAGAAGCGCGAGCGCTGCGCCGCAGCCGATGCCGATGGCGAAGGCGGGCAGCGGATGGACGCCGAAGTGGTAGATGGGCAGGCCGGCGCCGTAGAGCCCAGCGGCGAAGAACATCGAGTGACCGAGCGACAGAAGGCCGGTGTAGCCGAACAGGACATTGTAGCCCATGGCGAAGAGCGCCAGGACCATGACGCGCGCCATGACGCCGTTGTGGTAGTCGGGCAGCACGTATTGCGCCGCGAACAGGCCGACGATCACGGCGAAGTGCAAGCCCCATACCCGGGCATCGTCGCGGACGGTGAGATGGCCGCTCATCGCACCGCCGTTCCGAACAGGCCCTGCGGGCGGAAGACGAGAACCATCGCAACGAGCAGCGTCGCCAGCATCTTGGCCAGCGTCGGCGAGAAGAAGACGGAGATGACACCGTCGGACACTCCGATCAGCAGCGCCGCTACGACTGTGCCGCGCAGCGAGCCGAGACCGCCGATGATGACGACGATGAAGGACAGCAGCAGCGGATCGGTGCCCATCAGGTAATGCGCCTGCTGGATCGGCACGATCAGCACCGCCGCGACCGCGGCGAGCATGGCGCCCAGCGCGAAGACGCCGGCATAGACGCGGTCGACGGGAATGCCGAAGGCCTGCGCCGTCTCGCGGTCATACTGCGTCGCGCGCATGACGAGGCCGATCCTGGTGCGCGTGAGCACCAGCCAGGTCAGGGTGATGAGCAGGATCGACGCGCCGATCACGGCCAGCTTGTAACCGGAATAGCCGAACCAGGGCAGCAGAACGCGGTAGTTGAAGGGCGCGACGACCGGGTTGGCGTCGGGACCGTAGAAGGTGAGCGCGGCCTGCTGCAGCACGTAGAGCAGACCGATCGTCGCGACGATGGTCGCTTCCGGATTATAGTGGATTCGTCGCAGCACCAGCCGCTCGGCCGCGAACGCGATCGCGCCGACGACCAGCGGCGAGAGCACCAGCGCCAGCAGGAACCCGATCGCCGGATGTCCCGATACCAGCGTCGAAAAATACCAGGCCAGCACCGCGCCCAGCATGAAGAACTCGCCATGGGCGACGTTGACCACGCGCATCACCCCGAAGACCAGCGACAGCCCAAGCGCCATCAGCGCGAGCACCGCCGCCATGACGAGGCCTTCGAGAGTGGCGAGAAGAAGATGCGGTCCGAAGGCCATTCAGGGGGTCTCGTCGTCGTCGGCCGGGGGCCATTGGCGGGAGGTGTGGAGGACGCGGAGAACCGAGACCGTTCGGTCCGAGACCTTATGGACGATCCGGTAGCTCCGGGGCGAAAACGCCTCGCGCGTGTTAAGCAGTTCTCCGACTCTTCCCATATAGGGTTGAGCCTTCAGATAGCGCGTCGTTGCCTCGATTCGCTGGCGGATCCGCTTCGCCGCGGCCGGATTTTCAAACCAAATGTAGGTGACGATCTCGCCAAGGTCGCGCTTCGCGGAGTCCGTCCAGACAAGCCTCACTCCGCAGCCTCGCGACCCTTGCGCTCGAGGTCCGCGAACAGCCTGTCCATGTGCGCCTCGACTTCCTCCTGCGTGTAGATCCGGCCGGCCTCGATGTCTGCTTGGGCCTCATCCACCTTGCCTTGCAGCCAGGAGACATACTCCCGATCCTGATTGACAAAGGCTCGCATCAGCCCGCGCACGATTTGAGACGCGGACCTGCCATCATGCTTCGCCGCCGCCATGAAGGCGTCGCGCAGCTCGGGCTCCAGTTTCATCGTGAAGACGGCTTCCTTGGCCATGGCGAGCACTCCGATCGAAGGTAATGACAAGGTATATACCTCGTCATTACCTTTCAACCGGAACCGTCGTCAGAGCGGCATGGTCGTGTAGTCGCCCTCCGGCTCGTAGACACCGTCGTTGATCGATGTCTTGTGGATGACCTTGAGCTTGCCGCCTTCGACTTTCGATATGTTCTGGATGCCGAACACCTGGTGGATCTTGCCGTTGAAGGTCTTCGGCCCCTGCGGGTGCTCCGGCCCTTCGGGGAACTCCGTCAGCGCCTCGGTGGCTTCGACCAGCTTGGCGCGGTCCTGCGGACCCTGGTAGG
It encodes:
- a CDS encoding MarR family winged helix-turn-helix transcriptional regulator, translating into MADTESQAFDGDDETCAYRVQEQIGYILRKAHQRHVAIFSSQIEELTPPQFAALSKLGDLGECSQNQLGQLVAMDAATVKGVVDRLKLRGLVAVAEDNEDRRRIVVSLTPLGRDMLVQLVPVAVKITRDTLQPLTKRESQTLLKLLNKIS
- a CDS encoding amino acid synthesis family protein, encoding MPDFPIRKISILSEEIFHDGGPPSVLPRRRAAALALVRNPFAGRYEPDLQPAMDDLKPLGALLTEKLIAALGGDVAAIDGYGKGAIVGSSGEIEHGALWHVPGGYAMRERLSATKAIVPSAMKVAGLGSSLDIPLGHTNAAYVRSHFDAMTVSIPDGPRHDEILYCIAMSCGPRIHSRMGGLEASHVKGEDGLR
- a CDS encoding UPF0280 family protein codes for the protein MTAGPQIGWLPDGRRLHMNHGPIDLIVEAWGEPGEVARAYGQAADRFGTILTELVAELPELRRPAGSVPRPFEGPTARRMERAACLFSARFITPMAAVAGAVADEMLAALVAGRTLRKAYVNDGGDIALHFAPGETLRLAVAGTGHGFEDRLAIHASSAVRGIATSGWRGRSFSLGIADAVTVLGRDAATADAAATLIANAVDLPGHPAIARTPASSLQPDSDLGERLVTTGVGTLTLAEIEDALARGLAEASDFFVRGLIECAGLFLAGMARIAGSALPIEDEGPPE
- a CDS encoding 6-hydroxynicotinate reductase; this translates as MNELVERFETHQMEGKKTNEKLRCDACPVMCYIAEGRTGACDRYGNFGGRIVRCDPVTILEHAVEAGRPLVPFDEDGAWSGNPVNAGRRFVSAIGAGTTYPDYKPAPFIVSQEVEGVDLVTVVTEGIFSYCGVKVKIDTDRHIGPEAATVRVAGEAVGHVTTAEYGSQMLSLGGVHHLTGGSKAEGRVTCEAMLALCNRQPVELTIDGGETLIVQAGQPPVIGGAVESRMRVGCGSATIGMFASQWRGLVDEVVVVDDHITGVVSEHQAGKVIGWEDTGIKIVGRRSTPGRYFKVAEPGTGWGGTLLENPLDILGAWNPAKGARPGLSILMVSTTGEHYGYYELDESLMPVEKPFPDRLRKSVELIADNCEPALCSVLFVGGAGGSLRAGVTENPVNLTRSVHRLQTYVTCGGAPVYIWPGGGITLMVDVTRLPDNAFGYVPTPALVAPIEFTLRRDHYEQLGGHVSEIRTVDDVLARGGEYLNPRVVAPAPAGNDWPPLAQLRFGQ
- a CDS encoding molybdopterin cofactor-binding domain-containing protein, with amino-acid sequence MSLAGKDIAFEVNGSRAAVTVSPVARLSAVLRDELGLTGTKVGCDAGDCGACTVLLDGEPVCSCLVPAAQAEGSSVTTVEGLADGQLSSLQKSFLAHGAAQCGICTPGLLVSAAALLERTAHPTETEVADALGGVLCRCTGYRKIVEAVIAASRFHNLPDDMPASGQAVGASPIRLDGVPKVNGTERFGADETPDGALAVVAIRSPHWHASFEFGDLDAFVAAHPGLACVFTAKDIPGRNRFGVIAAFADQPALAEGFARFRGEAVALVAGEKAAIENLDLAGFPVEWTVLPHMLDPADARSERAALIHAARPGNILTQGLVERGDPQAALAAAAVTVSGEIETSFVEHAYIEPEAGSAWMDGDTLVIRACTQSAAIDRDDTAAVLGLPLDRIRIIPTATGGGFGSKLDVSVQPLIGLVALKTGRPARMVYSRSESMMSTTKRHPARMRATIGADASGRIAGMVFDGDFDTGAYASWGPTVANRVPVHASGPYRTPNYRAVGRAVHTNGPVAGAFRGFGVPQATIMQETLYDELAGKLGIDRLDFRLRNALRDGDPTVTGQVLPSGVGITACLEALEAHWRRALADARAANATDSHIRRGVGIASCWYGCGNTSLPNPSTIRIGISAEGAVVLHQGAIDIGQGSNTVIAQIAADALGLPLARFRLVGADTALTPDAGKTSASRQTFVSGKAAQKAATALREAILRFANVSAAGSLRLDGAVLTVSEGEATRRIDLAALPRDARGYVFSAEESYDPPTLPLDAKGQGNPYAVYGYGAQLVELAVDTRLGTVRLVKITAAHDVGRAVNPLLVEGQVEGGIAQGIGLALMEEYVPGRTENLHDYLIPTIGDVPPIETIIVEVPDPEGPFGAKGLGEHVLIPTAPAILNAIRDATGVLVAKVPATPARVLAAIRGREAGR
- a CDS encoding xanthine dehydrogenase family protein subunit M encodes the protein MTQQLYARPDTIEEAVSLLSAGSWRLLSGGTDFYPAQGNRPIRDNILDLNGIAALRGIARSEAGIRIGARASWTDIVRADLPPAFEGLKLAAREVGSVQIQNTGTVAGNLCNASPAADGVPPLLTLDAAVELRSASRMRVLPLTDFILGNRRTALHPGELVTAVVIPSAAMAGRSTFLKLGARRYLVISIAMVAARLAVEGGRVAQAAVAVGSCSAVAKRLTALEAELVGRRADTLLADVVEVRHLDELSPIDDVRASAAYRRHAAREIVARAIARLAGTAQDMAA
- the pncA gene encoding bifunctional nicotinamidase/pyrazinamidase, coding for MEKAMEALVVIDVQNDFCPGGALAVAGGDEIVPMVNGLIASYDHVVLTQDWHPAGHSSFASSHLGRAPFETIAMDYGPQTLWPDHCVQGTKGAEFHPDLVWTKAELVIRKGFRKAIDSYSAFYENDHATPTGLGGYLKERGFSKLTMAGLATDYCVAFSALDARRHGLDVTVRMDACRAIDLGGSLAAMTDRMREAGVILA